A section of the Halopiger aswanensis genome encodes:
- a CDS encoding COG1361 family protein produces the protein MTTADTRGVVGAQDPALFEVTNRWTNSPVGPGEVLEVHATIENVGGETGRTDVELIVGYSPEVEDRRMLTLAPGERRTITLEFRAGDPSGGHEEFPVRVDTGAHSVTEMVTVTTWTGDPALFEVDSVWTNSPVGASELLEVYATIENVGDETGRTDIELIVGYSPEVEDSRMLTLAPGERRTIILEFRAGDPSGGREEFPVEVDTGAHSVTEMVAVVE, from the coding sequence GTGACAACCGCCGATACGCGAGGAGTCGTCGGGGCACAGGATCCTGCGCTGTTCGAGGTAACGAACCGCTGGACGAATTCGCCCGTCGGTCCGGGGGAGGTTCTCGAGGTGCACGCAACGATCGAGAACGTCGGTGGCGAGACGGGGCGAACGGACGTCGAGCTAATCGTCGGCTACAGTCCCGAAGTCGAAGACAGGCGGATGCTAACCCTCGCACCGGGTGAACGGCGGACGATCACCCTCGAGTTCCGTGCGGGGGACCCGTCGGGCGGTCACGAGGAGTTCCCGGTCCGGGTGGATACGGGCGCGCATTCGGTCACCGAGATGGTGACGGTCACTACCTGGACAGGTGATCCCGCGCTGTTCGAGGTCGACTCCGTCTGGACGAACTCGCCCGTCGGAGCCTCCGAACTGCTCGAGGTGTACGCGACGATCGAAAACGTCGGCGACGAGACCGGGCGGACGGATATCGAGTTGATCGTCGGTTACAGTCCCGAGGTCGAGGATAGCCGCATGCTGACGCTTGCACCCGGCGAACGGCGGACGATCATCCTCGAGTTCCGTGCGGGAGATCCGTCGGGCGGTCGCGAAGAGTTCCCCGTCGAAGTGGATACCGGCGCGCACTCGGTCACCGAGATGGTCGCCGTAGTCGAGTAG
- a CDS encoding class I SAM-dependent methyltransferase translates to MTRESTPIADQPAHELLAAVGKRTLRPGGEALTRELLGTLSITSEDDVVEFAPGIGATARLALARNPNSYTGIELDRERAARLRETLDGIDQPAPEIRVGNAADTDLPRESADAVYGEAMLTMQPDGGKRAILEEAHRLLRPGGRYGIHELALADGVDDETAARIRREAAQVANVHPQPLSESGWVDRLESAGFTVTWQAVKPMALLEPRRVLADEGLLGALRIGYNLLRKPQARQRARSLRRVFGRYEDQLRAIALVAERS, encoded by the coding sequence ATGACTCGAGAGTCGACACCGATCGCCGACCAGCCGGCACACGAGTTGCTCGCCGCCGTCGGAAAGCGAACGCTCCGTCCCGGTGGCGAGGCGTTGACCCGCGAATTGCTCGGCACGCTTTCGATCACGTCCGAAGACGACGTCGTCGAGTTCGCGCCCGGCATCGGAGCGACTGCACGGCTCGCGCTCGCTCGAAACCCGAACTCGTACACGGGAATCGAACTGGACCGCGAGCGGGCGGCGCGGCTTCGGGAGACACTCGACGGCATCGATCAGCCTGCACCTGAAATCCGCGTCGGAAACGCCGCCGACACCGATCTCCCTCGCGAGAGCGCCGACGCTGTCTACGGCGAAGCAATGTTGACGATGCAGCCCGACGGCGGAAAGAGAGCGATCCTCGAGGAAGCGCACCGACTGCTGCGACCCGGCGGCCGGTACGGCATCCACGAACTCGCCCTCGCGGACGGCGTCGACGACGAGACGGCGGCTCGGATCCGACGGGAGGCGGCACAGGTGGCCAACGTCCACCCGCAACCGCTGTCCGAATCCGGCTGGGTCGATCGCCTCGAGTCCGCGGGATTCACCGTGACGTGGCAGGCCGTCAAGCCGATGGCGCTGCTCGAGCCGCGGCGAGTGCTCGCCGACGAGGGCCTGCTGGGCGCGCTGCGGATCGGATACAATCTACTCCGGAAGCCGCAGGCGCGACAGCGAGCGCGGTCGCTACGACGGGTTTTCGGGCGGTACGAGGATCAGCTACGGGCGATCGCGTTGGTTGCCGAACGGTCGTAA
- a CDS encoding metallophosphoesterase has product MEPGSPIPLVEPIPGEPAATATVGGDRVLLVADYHAGYEAGLRYERGVDVPSRAPDRRERLCDLLERTAADRLVVLGDLMHSIGDPGGAERGELEVLLESVPPTVEVTVVKGNHDGQLETWFGTDDNDAGDGAVGDPRNTELASVTVVPGDGIAIDGVGVCHGHTWPAPAVLESDVVCLGHEHPCVRLEDEVGGSRVERTWLRGRIDPAPFREYGGYADAEISWLESPTVEPPRLVVVPAFNDLVGGTWVNVPNQSFLSPFLPDGLADGEAYLLDGTRLGPYQDV; this is encoded by the coding sequence ATGGAACCGGGATCGCCGATTCCCCTCGTCGAGCCCATCCCCGGCGAACCCGCCGCGACCGCGACGGTCGGCGGCGATCGCGTGCTTCTCGTCGCCGACTATCACGCCGGCTACGAAGCCGGCCTGCGCTACGAGCGCGGCGTCGACGTCCCCAGCCGCGCGCCCGACCGCCGCGAGCGACTGTGCGACCTCCTCGAGCGAACCGCCGCCGACCGGCTGGTCGTGCTCGGGGACCTCATGCACTCGATCGGCGACCCCGGCGGCGCCGAGCGCGGCGAACTCGAGGTGTTGCTCGAGTCCGTCCCGCCGACGGTCGAGGTGACGGTCGTCAAGGGCAACCACGACGGGCAACTCGAGACGTGGTTCGGGACCGACGATAACGACGCCGGTGACGGTGCCGTCGGCGACCCGAGGAACACGGAACTCGCCAGCGTCACCGTCGTTCCCGGCGACGGCATCGCCATAGACGGCGTCGGCGTCTGCCACGGCCACACCTGGCCCGCGCCGGCGGTTCTCGAGAGCGACGTCGTCTGTCTCGGCCACGAACACCCCTGCGTCCGCCTCGAGGACGAGGTCGGCGGAAGCCGCGTCGAGCGGACGTGGCTCCGCGGCCGGATCGATCCGGCGCCGTTCCGCGAGTACGGGGGCTACGCGGACGCGGAGATTTCGTGGCTCGAGTCGCCGACCGTCGAGCCGCCGCGGCTGGTCGTCGTCCCCGCGTTCAACGATCTGGTCGGCGGGACGTGGGTGAACGTCCCGAACCAGTCGTTTCTCTCGCCGTTCCTGCCCGACGGGCTGGCCGACGGCGAGGCGTACCTGCTCGACGGGACGCGGCTCGGGCCGTACCAGGACGTCTGA
- a CDS encoding sodium-dependent transporter, which produces MAQRESWATRAGFILAAVGSAVGLGNIWRFPYQVGEYGGAAFLVVYLLLILGIGFPVILVEFVVGRHTERNPVGALKRIGTGVWTKIGWVFVTAGFIILSYYSVVAGWTVRYVLLGLQGQYTADGAAEQFVGIASGLDAVVFHAIFMVAVIAIVAFGIERGIELSVKVMVPAIIALLVGLAIYAFTLEGAGEAYAYYLSPDFGAIASNWTSILPAAAAQAFFTLSLGMGVMITYASYLGEDRNLAEDAGIIAFLDTGIAFTAGLIAFPILFTAGIPAGESGPALIFISLAAAFAELPFGGVLGAIFFAVVSIAALSSAISIMEVVTSYLIDEHGIGRVPATAMLGTAMFVVGVPAALDIIFIDVYDLFANGVLLVLGGLLLSIFIGWVIPDLALDELGKGISNIGSLGVAWIWLLRIPVIIALVAVVALNAWDYYGFLTGDFAAWLGENL; this is translated from the coding sequence ATGGCACAACGCGAATCATGGGCAACGAGGGCAGGGTTCATCCTTGCCGCGGTTGGAAGCGCAGTCGGACTGGGGAACATCTGGCGGTTCCCGTACCAGGTAGGTGAGTACGGCGGGGCCGCGTTCCTCGTCGTCTACTTGCTGTTGATCCTCGGAATCGGATTCCCCGTTATCCTCGTCGAGTTCGTCGTCGGACGCCACACTGAGCGCAACCCGGTCGGCGCGCTCAAACGTATCGGGACAGGGGTCTGGACGAAAATAGGATGGGTCTTCGTCACGGCCGGATTCATCATCCTCTCGTACTACAGCGTCGTCGCCGGCTGGACCGTCCGATACGTCTTGCTCGGACTGCAGGGTCAATACACGGCCGACGGGGCCGCAGAACAGTTCGTGGGCATCGCGAGCGGCCTCGACGCCGTCGTCTTCCACGCGATTTTCATGGTGGCAGTCATCGCCATCGTCGCGTTCGGTATCGAGCGCGGGATCGAGCTCTCGGTCAAGGTGATGGTGCCGGCCATCATCGCGCTGCTGGTCGGGCTCGCCATCTACGCGTTCACCCTCGAGGGAGCGGGTGAGGCGTACGCGTACTACCTCTCGCCGGACTTCGGCGCGATCGCGTCCAACTGGACGTCGATCCTGCCGGCGGCCGCCGCGCAGGCGTTCTTCACGCTGTCGCTCGGGATGGGCGTGATGATCACGTACGCTTCCTACCTCGGTGAGGATCGAAACCTCGCCGAAGACGCCGGGATCATCGCGTTCCTCGACACCGGCATTGCGTTTACCGCCGGCCTGATCGCGTTCCCGATCCTCTTCACCGCGGGCATCCCCGCCGGCGAATCCGGTCCGGCGCTGATCTTCATCAGCCTCGCGGCGGCGTTCGCCGAGTTGCCGTTCGGCGGCGTTCTGGGTGCGATCTTCTTCGCCGTGGTCTCGATCGCCGCCCTCTCGAGTGCGATCAGTATCATGGAGGTCGTCACTTCCTACCTGATCGACGAACACGGCATCGGGCGGGTTCCGGCGACGGCGATGCTCGGCACCGCAATGTTCGTCGTCGGCGTTCCCGCCGCGCTCGACATCATCTTCATCGACGTCTACGACCTGTTCGCCAACGGCGTGTTGCTCGTCCTCGGCGGACTCCTCCTCTCGATTTTCATCGGGTGGGTCATTCCGGACCTCGCGCTCGACGAACTCGGGAAGGGCATCTCGAATATCGGATCGCTGGGCGTCGCGTGGATCTGGCTCCTTCGGATCCCGGTCATCATCGCGCTGGTCGCCGTGGTTGCGCTGAACGCGTGGGACTACTACGGGTTCCTGACCGGGGACTTCGCCGCGTGGCTCGGCGAAAACCTGTAA
- a CDS encoding AAA domain-containing protein, which translates to MSLLFESAIDDFDLSSAALYSPSDDDLEPTRDEPIPVDGIVEYASHHEGLAHPEKDDWIAIPLHERDGAALTGEYVAYTDHALHGEVFVYDDGGEHESIDRDAFVRSLLAERVRFWHSDYAPAEPPAYFDSPIAEREPARNPVTDDPDAFFDELESFVRAEMEAQRDENRERAAGKSAKRLRREGFGAIPSLSSLGRPDDGVYRFRVDDSAGDDGSDGDVEDDRRDRYRYVQDEFGIYEGNEVLLHPPSEEHAPDEFPIPATVDAIEGTTVSLAIDWREIENRTTVGGYLNKKRRGFAATLLLNPVPYDRELEAIERVREREDLRALLTGGTAVTFGDTAGVKSSQQDVELNQEQELAVSCALLADQLFCIHGPPGTGKTRTLVEVVRRSVEAGDDVLVCADSNQAVDNLVAGSSTPDSADERSLHAYAQHGAGEFVLRRANAGNSSNDVVSRQYAGCDGRADVVAATNSSAAALEREFDVLVLDEATQATCTASCIPLSRTEKVILAGDHKQLPPFSATEEPPESAAGLSLFEHLYADGGVYEGVGVQLRTQYRMHRDVAWFPNRRFYDRALRQGRDVDALADRPALVGYDVGGSEETVDRSTKNEAEARLVAHLVSELLEENDLEPSDVGVITPYTAQVAAIRGTLRRHLERDRGREVTVDTIDSFQGSEKTAIVLSLVRSNADGEIGFLGRPLDGPRRLNVAMTRAQRYCAIVGDWYTLRSDARGAAAAADPEFDLYDDLHSFLEHTGRLREVEPEFIPVPE; encoded by the coding sequence ATGTCCCTCCTCTTCGAGAGCGCGATCGACGACTTCGATCTCTCGTCTGCGGCCCTGTATTCGCCCTCCGACGACGACCTCGAGCCGACTCGGGACGAGCCGATCCCCGTCGACGGCATCGTCGAGTACGCGAGTCACCACGAGGGGCTCGCCCACCCCGAGAAGGACGACTGGATCGCGATTCCGCTGCACGAACGGGACGGCGCGGCGCTGACGGGTGAGTACGTCGCGTACACGGATCACGCGCTCCACGGCGAGGTGTTCGTCTACGACGACGGCGGCGAGCACGAATCGATCGACCGCGACGCGTTCGTCAGATCGTTGCTGGCCGAGCGGGTGCGCTTCTGGCACTCCGACTACGCGCCCGCCGAGCCGCCCGCGTACTTCGACTCGCCGATCGCGGAGCGTGAACCCGCACGGAACCCAGTCACCGACGATCCGGACGCCTTCTTCGACGAACTCGAGTCGTTCGTCCGCGCGGAGATGGAGGCCCAACGCGACGAGAACCGAGAACGAGCGGCCGGAAAGTCAGCTAAACGGCTCCGCAGAGAGGGGTTCGGCGCGATTCCCTCGCTGTCGTCGCTGGGCCGGCCGGACGACGGCGTCTACCGGTTCCGAGTTGATGACAGTGCGGGTGACGACGGCAGCGACGGCGATGTCGAAGATGACCGGCGAGACCGATACCGGTACGTCCAGGACGAGTTCGGCATCTACGAGGGCAACGAGGTGCTGCTCCACCCGCCGAGCGAGGAGCACGCGCCCGACGAGTTTCCGATCCCGGCGACGGTCGACGCGATCGAGGGGACGACCGTCTCACTCGCGATCGACTGGCGCGAAATCGAGAACCGGACGACCGTCGGCGGCTACCTGAACAAGAAACGACGCGGCTTCGCGGCGACGCTGCTGTTGAACCCTGTCCCGTACGACCGGGAACTCGAGGCGATCGAGCGGGTCCGCGAGCGAGAGGACCTTCGAGCCCTGCTGACCGGCGGGACGGCGGTCACCTTCGGCGACACCGCCGGCGTCAAGAGCAGCCAGCAGGACGTCGAACTGAACCAGGAGCAGGAACTGGCGGTCTCCTGTGCCCTGCTCGCCGACCAACTGTTCTGCATCCACGGCCCGCCGGGGACGGGCAAGACGCGGACCCTCGTCGAAGTCGTCAGGCGGTCCGTCGAGGCCGGCGACGACGTCCTCGTCTGCGCCGACTCGAACCAGGCGGTGGACAACCTCGTCGCCGGCTCGAGCACCCCCGATTCGGCCGACGAACGGTCGCTGCACGCCTACGCCCAGCACGGGGCCGGCGAGTTCGTCCTCCGACGCGCCAACGCCGGGAACTCGTCGAACGACGTCGTTAGTCGACAGTATGCGGGCTGCGACGGCCGGGCCGACGTTGTCGCCGCGACCAACAGCAGCGCGGCCGCCCTCGAGCGCGAGTTCGACGTGCTCGTGCTCGACGAGGCGACCCAGGCCACGTGTACCGCCTCCTGCATCCCGCTCTCGCGGACCGAGAAGGTGATCCTCGCGGGCGACCACAAGCAGCTCCCGCCGTTCAGCGCGACCGAGGAGCCGCCCGAGTCGGCGGCCGGTCTCTCGCTATTCGAACACCTCTACGCCGACGGCGGCGTCTATGAGGGCGTCGGCGTCCAGCTGCGGACCCAGTACCGGATGCACCGCGATGTCGCCTGGTTCCCAAACCGCCGGTTCTACGACCGCGCGCTGCGGCAGGGCCGGGACGTCGACGCGCTCGCGGACCGCCCGGCGCTCGTGGGCTACGACGTCGGCGGCAGCGAGGAGACCGTCGACCGCTCGACGAAAAACGAGGCGGAGGCGCGACTCGTCGCACACCTCGTTTCGGAACTCCTCGAGGAAAACGATCTCGAACCCTCGGACGTCGGCGTCATCACGCCGTACACGGCGCAGGTGGCTGCGATTCGCGGGACACTGCGCCGGCACCTCGAGCGCGATCGGGGCCGCGAGGTCACCGTCGATACGATCGACTCCTTCCAGGGCAGCGAAAAAACGGCGATCGTGCTCTCGCTGGTCCGGAGCAACGCCGACGGCGAGATCGGCTTCCTCGGCCGGCCGCTGGACGGGCCGCGCCGGCTGAACGTGGCGATGACCCGCGCCCAGCGGTACTGCGCGATCGTCGGGGACTGGTACACGCTCCGCAGCGACGCCCGCGGCGCGGCGGCCGCCGCCGATCCTGAATTCGACCTGTACGACGACCTCCACTCGTTCCTCGAGCACACGGGCCGACTCCGCGAGGTCGAACCGGAGTTCATCCCGGTGCCGGAGTGA
- a CDS encoding acyl-CoA carboxylase subunit beta gives MEDRIDELEELREEAELGGGEERIQKQHDKGKMTARERIDYFLDEGTFTEFDQLRTHQTSQFGMEERKIPGDGVVTGYGEVNGRTVFVFAHDFTVFGGSLGEVFAEKICKVMDMAMEVGAPVVGLNDSAGARIQEGVKSLAGFTEIFRRNQEASGVIPQISGIMGPCAGGAVYSPSITDFIFMVQDTSHMYITGPGVTKTVTGEEVTHEELGGAMTHAGKTGVAQFACESEEQALDDIKRLLSYLPQNNVEDPPRVEPWDDPDRRDEKLNDIVPPSPQKPYDMIDVIDSVVDEGSFFEVAENFAKELVVGFGRLDGRSVGIVANQPRVNAGTLTVDSSMKGSRFVRFCDSFNIPIVTFVDVPGYMPGTDQEHRGIIRHGAKLLYAYAEATVPLLTVITRKAYGGAYCVMASKNLGADVNYAWPTAEIAVMGPQGAVNILYRDELEEAENPDELRDELIEEYREEFANPYTATDKGFLDDVIVPTETRPRLIDDLEMLETKRESNPDKKHGNIPL, from the coding sequence ATGGAAGACCGCATCGACGAACTCGAGGAGCTCCGCGAGGAGGCCGAGCTGGGCGGCGGCGAGGAGCGCATCCAGAAGCAACACGATAAGGGGAAGATGACCGCCCGCGAGCGGATCGACTACTTCCTCGACGAGGGCACCTTCACGGAGTTCGACCAGCTCCGAACCCACCAGACGAGCCAGTTCGGCATGGAGGAGCGGAAGATCCCCGGCGACGGCGTCGTCACGGGCTACGGTGAGGTCAACGGCCGCACCGTCTTCGTCTTCGCCCACGATTTCACGGTCTTCGGCGGCTCGCTGGGCGAAGTTTTCGCCGAGAAGATCTGCAAGGTCATGGACATGGCGATGGAAGTCGGCGCCCCCGTCGTCGGCCTCAACGACTCCGCCGGCGCCCGCATTCAGGAGGGCGTCAAGAGCCTCGCCGGCTTCACCGAGATCTTCCGCCGCAACCAGGAAGCCAGCGGCGTCATCCCCCAGATCTCGGGGATCATGGGCCCCTGCGCCGGCGGCGCGGTCTACTCGCCCTCGATTACGGACTTCATCTTCATGGTGCAGGACACGAGCCACATGTACATCACCGGGCCGGGCGTCACCAAGACCGTCACCGGCGAGGAGGTCACCCACGAGGAACTCGGCGGCGCGATGACCCACGCCGGCAAGACCGGCGTCGCCCAGTTCGCCTGCGAGAGCGAGGAACAGGCCTTGGACGACATCAAACGACTGCTCTCCTATCTTCCGCAGAACAACGTCGAGGACCCGCCCCGCGTCGAGCCGTGGGACGACCCCGACCGCCGCGACGAGAAGCTCAACGACATCGTCCCGCCGAGCCCGCAGAAGCCCTACGACATGATCGACGTCATCGATTCCGTCGTCGACGAGGGCTCGTTCTTCGAGGTCGCGGAGAACTTCGCGAAGGAACTGGTCGTCGGGTTCGGCCGCCTCGACGGGCGCTCGGTCGGCATCGTCGCCAACCAGCCCCGCGTCAACGCCGGGACGCTGACCGTCGACTCCTCGATGAAGGGCTCGCGGTTCGTCCGCTTCTGTGACTCCTTCAACATCCCGATCGTCACCTTCGTCGACGTTCCCGGCTACATGCCCGGCACCGACCAGGAGCACCGCGGGATCATCCGCCACGGCGCGAAGCTGCTGTACGCCTACGCCGAGGCGACCGTTCCCCTCCTCACGGTCATCACCCGGAAGGCCTACGGCGGCGCCTACTGCGTCATGGCCTCGAAGAACCTCGGGGCCGACGTCAACTACGCCTGGCCGACCGCCGAGATCGCCGTCATGGGCCCCCAGGGCGCGGTCAACATCCTCTACCGCGACGAACTCGAGGAGGCCGAGAATCCCGACGAACTGCGGGACGAGCTCATCGAGGAGTACCGCGAGGAGTTCGCCAACCCGTACACCGCAACGGACAAGGGCTTCCTCGACGACGTGATCGTCCCCACCGAGACCCGGCCGCGGCTGATCGACGACCTCGAGATGCTCGAGACCAAGCGCGAGTCGAACCCGGACAAGAAACACGGCAACATCCCGCTGTAA
- a CDS encoding molybdopterin-dependent oxidoreductase, translating to MADGDLHVPSLSSSIRLVGEEETTIDGAALAALPLEERECEIVCATGDRYTEPWYGVPVLEVLERASVPPETTHLLVESADGYRACVAVDTALEGLLALGKNGRPLADAGDYETRFVAVGADGPRTVKDVARIEALTLEPGADPEAYEIGVAPDPDSEGESDPPVPDDAS from the coding sequence ATGGCCGACGGTGACCTTCACGTCCCGTCTCTCTCGTCGTCGATTCGGTTGGTCGGCGAGGAGGAGACGACGATCGACGGCGCCGCGCTCGCCGCTCTCCCGCTGGAGGAGCGCGAGTGCGAGATCGTCTGTGCGACCGGCGACCGGTACACCGAACCGTGGTACGGCGTTCCGGTGCTCGAGGTGCTCGAGCGGGCGTCGGTACCGCCCGAGACGACTCATCTGCTCGTCGAATCGGCCGACGGCTACCGAGCCTGCGTCGCCGTCGACACGGCGCTCGAGGGGCTACTTGCGCTGGGCAAGAACGGCCGACCGCTCGCGGATGCGGGCGACTACGAGACGCGGTTCGTCGCGGTCGGGGCGGACGGGCCGCGGACCGTGAAGGACGTCGCGCGGATCGAGGCCCTGACGCTCGAGCCGGGGGCGGATCCGGAGGCGTACGAAATCGGTGTCGCACCGGATCCCGATTCGGAGGGCGAGTCCGACCCTCCGGTGCCCGACGACGCCTCGTAA
- a CDS encoding Single-stranded DNA binding protein — translation MELDDHAEDLASDLGVDKEEVKSDLQNLVEYSVPVDEAKQSLRRKYGDGSSGGGATPESKDIADISPDDGNVTVTGVVLTAGKRSIRYQGDDHVIVEGRLADDTGVIDYTAWEDFGLSPGDTITAGNAGVREWDGEPELNVGESTSLSFQEESPEIPYEIGGDAQLADLRTGDRAVNIEVTVVECERRTIDGRDGETEILSGVFGDESGRLPFTNWDPAPEIEEGNAVRIENAYVQEFRGVPEVNVSEFSRVTDLEREIDVGADTTTMDVGEAVRTGGIYDVEVVGNVIAVRDGSGLIQRCPECYRVIQKGQCRTHGDVDGIDDLRVKAIIDDGTGTLTAVLDDELTEDVYGGTLEDALEQAREAMDQEVVADRIRERIVGREYRVRGHLSVDEYGANLDAETFMESDDDPEARATAFLEEVRA, via the coding sequence ATGGAACTCGATGATCATGCCGAGGATCTCGCCTCCGACCTCGGCGTCGACAAAGAGGAGGTCAAATCCGACCTGCAGAACTTGGTGGAGTACAGCGTTCCCGTCGACGAGGCCAAACAGAGCCTTCGCCGGAAGTACGGCGACGGCTCGAGCGGCGGCGGTGCGACACCAGAATCGAAGGATATCGCCGACATTTCCCCGGACGACGGCAACGTCACCGTCACGGGTGTCGTCCTCACGGCGGGCAAGCGATCGATCCGCTACCAGGGCGACGACCACGTCATCGTCGAGGGTCGCCTCGCCGACGACACCGGCGTCATCGACTACACCGCGTGGGAGGACTTCGGCCTCTCGCCGGGCGATACGATCACCGCCGGCAACGCCGGCGTCCGCGAGTGGGACGGCGAACCCGAACTCAACGTAGGCGAGAGCACCTCGCTCTCCTTCCAAGAGGAGTCGCCGGAGATCCCCTACGAGATCGGCGGCGACGCGCAACTCGCCGACCTCCGGACGGGCGACCGCGCGGTAAACATCGAAGTAACGGTCGTCGAGTGCGAACGGCGCACCATCGACGGCCGCGACGGCGAGACCGAAATCCTGAGCGGCGTCTTCGGCGACGAGAGCGGCCGCCTGCCCTTCACGAACTGGGACCCGGCACCCGAGATCGAGGAGGGCAACGCGGTCCGCATCGAGAACGCCTACGTCCAGGAGTTCCGCGGCGTCCCCGAGGTCAACGTCTCGGAGTTCTCGAGGGTCACCGACCTCGAGCGCGAGATCGACGTCGGCGCGGACACGACGACGATGGACGTCGGCGAGGCCGTCCGAACGGGTGGCATCTACGACGTCGAGGTCGTCGGCAACGTCATCGCGGTCCGCGATGGATCTGGACTCATCCAGCGCTGTCCGGAGTGCTACCGGGTCATCCAGAAGGGCCAGTGTCGGACCCACGGCGACGTGGACGGCATCGACGACCTGCGCGTGAAGGCGATTATCGACGACGGTACCGGCACCCTCACGGCCGTCCTCGACGACGAACTCACGGAAGACGTCTACGGCGGCACGCTCGAGGACGCCTTAGAGCAGGCCCGCGAGGCGATGGACCAGGAGGTCGTCGCCGATCGGATCCGCGAGCGCATCGTCGGCCGCGAGTACCGCGTGCGCGGGCACCTCTCGGTCGACGAGTACGGCGCGAACTTAGACGCTGAGACGTTCATGGAGAGCGACGACGATCCGGAGGCGCGTGCAACTGCCTTCCTCGAGGAGGTGCGAGCATGA